A single region of the Anaerococcus urinomassiliensis genome encodes:
- a CDS encoding alanyl-tRNA editing protein, giving the protein MQKLYLNYPEITDIKANIVSRRTNGENTQVILDRTIFMPTNDNFLKDHGNISGLEILSIEEKRDNIIHTIKGKPQKSAVTLHLDGENRLKNLTYNTAFVLFKLIFKTFYLAKDINLLLEDNKFYIRVSNFYDFLDTNLMEDQINFLISKAVKIENNSGITSIYPFGEVINNDICYDNTSKVRGFKIITCQNIGNELDIEFIAGDDLIHN; this is encoded by the coding sequence ATGCAAAAATTATACCTAAATTATCCAGAAATAACCGATATAAAGGCAAATATAGTATCAAGAAGAACAAACGGCGAGAATACCCAAGTAATACTCGACCGTACTATTTTTATGCCTACAAATGACAATTTCTTAAAAGATCATGGCAACATATCCGGACTTGAGATCTTATCTATCGAAGAAAAAAGAGACAACATAATCCACACCATAAAGGGTAAACCACAAAAATCTGCCGTAACACTGCATTTGGACGGTGAAAATAGATTAAAAAATCTTACATATAATACAGCTTTTGTCTTATTTAAACTAATTTTTAAAACTTTTTATTTGGCAAAGGATATAAACTTACTTTTAGAAGATAATAAGTTTTATATTAGAGTAAGTAATTTTTATGATTTTCTAGATACAAATCTTATGGAAGATCAAATTAATTTCCTTATTTCAAAGGCAGTGAAAATTGAAAATAATAGCGGAATCACAAGTATTTATCCTTTTGGAGAAGTAATTAATAACGATATATGCTATGATAACACTAGTAAAGTTAGAGGATTTAAGATTATCACTTGCCAAAATATAGGAAATGAGTTAGACATAGAATTTATTGCAGGGGATGATTTGATCCATAATTGA
- a CDS encoding ATP-binding cassette domain-containing protein, with amino-acid sequence MKELKFIFKEMWSKDPFMYVIIVINAIINGLLPFIWILSPAYVIDNSDKGIEFFIPFFIFLFVATSLMKFLNSFLTGNYRMRMNNLRYELNRNIIEYSLNLSYADQQDKKQKELIADAIRAVEYPFDGFGNIVLNMPMGFGLIISLIAYLWIFTAMPWYLVLYLIVLTIIIGRNMYKITFIYEDFWEKIDHTWEEVHQLNYELQNPISKLDILMYDMKKVFRKYYFSLTDIRFREMYAADKKTFKVFIKSRIISLIRDLPIFYWMILSLSQGEISVSRFFVLFTSVFAFMIMIDQFCNQTAFFVRDLKFFKYYFKILDFPKKSYKKIDFDRVNIEIKNLSFKYPSSDKYVLKNINLDLSNNKSIALVGENGAGKTTLALILAGLLEPTSGEILLNGKDINSYGINKKDLVSAIFQDNLLLPYSIKENVAMNSNDCDLTDVYEKTGLDDIIAKYDKKDEQILLRTLDDKGIDLSGGQKQRLFLARAINKKSAKILILDEPTAQLDAIAERDLYELYNEMTRDKSSVFISHRLASTKFCDKVVFLKNGEIIEEGTHEELLKANGEYKELFEIQAKNYKEEAHA; translated from the coding sequence ATGAAAGAATTAAAATTTATTTTCAAAGAAATGTGGTCTAAGGACCCATTTATGTATGTGATTATTGTAATAAATGCAATAATTAATGGACTATTACCCTTTATCTGGATTTTATCTCCAGCCTATGTTATAGATAACAGTGATAAGGGTATAGAATTTTTCATTCCATTTTTTATCTTTCTATTTGTAGCAACTTCACTGATGAAGTTTTTAAATTCATTTTTGACTGGTAATTATAGGATGAGAATGAATAATCTTCGCTACGAGCTTAATAGAAATATCATAGAATACAGCCTCAATTTATCCTATGCCGACCAGCAGGACAAAAAGCAAAAAGAACTTATAGCAGATGCCATAAGAGCAGTCGAATATCCTTTTGATGGTTTTGGCAATATTGTATTAAATATGCCAATGGGTTTTGGTCTAATAATATCTTTAATAGCTTATCTATGGATTTTTACAGCTATGCCTTGGTATTTAGTCTTATATCTAATCGTTCTGACTATTATTATTGGCAGAAATATGTATAAAATTACTTTTATCTACGAGGACTTTTGGGAGAAAATTGATCATACCTGGGAAGAAGTTCACCAGCTAAATTATGAACTGCAAAATCCTATATCAAAACTAGATATATTGATGTACGATATGAAAAAAGTATTCAGGAAATACTATTTTTCTTTGACTGATATACGATTTCGCGAGATGTATGCTGCAGATAAAAAGACATTTAAAGTTTTTATCAAATCAAGAATTATTTCTCTAATACGTGACTTACCTATCTTTTACTGGATGATTTTAAGTCTATCCCAAGGAGAAATAAGTGTATCTCGTTTTTTTGTCTTGTTTACATCTGTATTTGCCTTTATGATAATGATAGATCAGTTTTGTAACCAAACTGCTTTTTTTGTAAGGGATTTGAAATTTTTCAAGTATTATTTCAAGATACTAGATTTCCCAAAAAAATCTTATAAAAAAATAGATTTCGATAGGGTAAATATAGAAATTAAGAATTTATCATTTAAATATCCATCATCTGACAAATACGTCCTAAAGAATATCAACCTAGATTTATCTAACAATAAGTCTATAGCCTTAGTCGGTGAAAATGGAGCTGGCAAAACTACTCTTGCTCTAATACTTGCAGGACTACTGGAGCCAACTAGTGGAGAAATTTTATTAAATGGTAAGGATATAAATTCTTATGGGATAAACAAAAAAGACCTAGTATCTGCTATTTTTCAAGATAACCTCCTATTGCCCTATTCTATTAAGGAAAATGTGGCTATGAATTCTAATGATTGTGATTTAACTGATGTCTATGAAAAAACTGGTCTAGATGACATTATCGCTAAATATGATAAAAAAGATGAACAGATACTTTTAAGAACCTTAGATGATAAGGGAATCGACCTATCTGGAGGCCAAAAGCAAAGGTTATTTTTGGCTCGTGCTATCAACAAAAAATCTGCCAAAATTCTAATCTTAGATGAGCCAACAGCTCAGCTAGACGCTATAGCAGAACGTGACCTATACGAGCTTTATAACGAAATGACAAGGGATAAATCAAGCGTATTTATCTCTCACAGGCTAGCTTCCACTAAGTTTTGTGACAAGGTAGTCTTCCTAAAAAACGGTGAAATCATCGAAGAAGGGACTCACGAAGAATTGCTAAAAGCTAATGGCGAATACAAGGAATTATTTGAAATCCAAGCCAAAAATTACAAGGAGGAAGCCCATGCGTAA